In the Ranitomeya imitator isolate aRanImi1 chromosome 2, aRanImi1.pri, whole genome shotgun sequence genome, AAGGTCTGTATCTGGGGGCAACTCAGCTGTGTCGCTGGCTGTGAAGACACCTGCACAGAGACCGGGGGGACGTGAGCTGCACTGTTGGCTTCGGTGGTCACCGGATGCCGATCTGTCTCGGATGCTGCGGACTGTTGCGGCTGCCCATCTTCCAAGGTCCCAGCAGGGTGAGATGCCTGTGATGGGAGCAGGGTCTGATCGGAGGTCTGTGGGGGTAGCATTGGAGGGTCGGTGCTCTGTGGCAGAGTCTGTGAGGACTGAGCAGGGGCGAGTGGTGGAGGAGCGGACTGGCTGTTGGGAATCTGGGCTGCAGACTTCTGTTCGCATGATGAAGATGCTGAGGAGAAAACAAATCTGTAAGTCACAGCACAAAGTGGGTGGTGGTCCGACGGTGCACAGCGGGCGGGCGTGGGGCCGACGGAGGCGCGAGGCAGGCGAGGGCAGACGGAGGCGCGAGGCAGGCGAGGGCAGACGGAGGAGCGAGGCAGGCGAGGGCAGACGGAGGCGCGAGGCAGGCGAGGGCCGACGGAGGCGCGAGGCAGGCGAGGGCCGACGGAGGCGCGAGGCAGGCGAGGGCCGACGGCGGCGCGAGGGCCGATTGCACACAGGGGGCTGAGATCACAAAGCTGGCTGAGGGCACAAAGTGAGCAAAGGGCGGCGAAAGAGGGCAAGAGACGACAGCGCAAAGCGGGCGAGAGACAACTGGCAGGCAGCCACGTACCAGCTGTGGAGGTGGTGGCCGGCGTGGAGCCTGGTGGCAGCGGAGTAAACAGGAACCTCTGGATGGTACCGTTCGGCATGGCAGCCTGCATCAGCTGCTGCCCGGGCGTGGGAATGACAGCCATTCCTTGAGGAATGAGCTGCAGCTGTCCAGTGGTCTGTCCTTGACCTTGGACCACGACTGTGAGGCTCTGGTTTCCCCCCTACATACAGACAAGCATTAGCCGAGCCCCGATGCCCCCATAACGGGCCGAGCCCATCACATCTGATACTTACCTGCTGCTGCGTGAGCTGCGTCAGCTGCGCCATGGTCAGCTTCACCTGTCCCTGCTGTGGCGGTCTGGTGGTCTGCGGCGTGGTGGCCTGCGGCTGAGCTTGTTGTACTGGGGTGCCCACCTTCAGCCCCCCACTGGAAACCGCGGTCCCCAAGGGCATAGTGGTGGTGACGGGCTGCCCCCTTATGATCTGCGTTACGACCTGCTGCGGCTGACCTGCAGGAACACATTACACCGTTACACTCCCGGCACACTGCGGCGGTGCGTCTGCACAGGTGACACTTACTGGTTTGCAGAATCCCCTGCTGCACCATGAGGGGGGTACGCATAATGGGCTTCCCGACAGACGACTGCGGCAAGGAAGGCGCCCGGATCACCGTCACCGCGGGGCGGATCTGAGTGCCGGCTGTGATCACCTAGGACAGGAGCGGGGCCATTAGTATGGGACTATTTCATGCAGCGGCCAGGGGTCCCTTATCCAATGTCGGCACCTGCTGGGCGGTCCCTATGTTATTCGGCCGGATGGAGACAGTCGCCGTCCGCGGCTGGAACGTGGTGTAGGTTTGCTGCACGCCTGTGGTGGACGGTAAGATACCCAGAACCTTCTGCTGCACCTGGACCACACCTGTAAGGGAGAAGATGGGTGATGACACCGGGCCGGCTCCTGACTCGGGGGGTGTAGCGCTGCCGGCGGCCTCCCTACCTCCCGGGGACGAGGGCACGTTCACGGCTAATATCTTGCTATTGGTGGGAAGAGGCAGCTTAGTGAGGACCTTCCCAGCTACAGACCCCGGACCTCCACTTATCTGGAAGGTTTGGCCTGAGGTGGTGACAGAAGTGGCCGAGGACACATCTGTGCTGGAGGCTACAAGACACAAGGCATTGGGCCGTGTGAGTGCCCACGTGGTCTCACCCTACGCTGGGGCTGTGACCCCTACGACGCCCGTCCCGCCTGGAACCATCGCCCCCCATTACCGGTGGTCGGCTGTCCTTGCTTCACCCACGTGGCGAACGTCTGGTGGAAGTTCTTGTTCTGCTGGAAGGAGACGGTGGTCGGGGGGCCGATCTTGGTGGCCAACATTACTTTTGCCCCTGGGGCGACGGAGGTGCTTAAGGAGCCCATGACGACTTTGTGTGGCGTGGCGAGCGTGGTCAGGGTGGTGCTGGTGGTGGCCACAATGGTGGTGCCGGGTGGGAGCGGTAACTGCTTCTGCTGCTCCAAGCGTTTCTGAAAGAAGGGGGTACTCCGCATTAATCTGTTACACGCCAtgtatgaagggggggggggggggtacaaaaCATCCTCACTGCGTCCATTATTCCGCAAACTCTGTACCTAAACCAAGTGTGGTGGCCAAGGTACCCCCCAGCACGTCAGAGACCCTTGCCCTCCATTATGTGGCCCAACTTCCAACAAGCCCTCCGAGTCAGAGTGCTGAggaatgctgagagttgtagtcctGCCTGTACCTGCTGGGCGGAGAGACGCTGCTGCTTCAGCTGAGTGTCCGCCTGAGATTTCCCGTCTTCTCCCTTCTTCAGGTCCCCGGCTTTACTCTCTCCGGACTGGATTTTCTCCTTCTCCACCctgcagagatgatgggagttatAGTGCAGCCGGACAGCACTGGAGGGCCGCAGCGCAGAACGTGGCACTTACCGCTCCGAGAAGCATTTGATCTCCCACAGCTCCAGCTCGTCCTCGGTCACCCAGGACTCCAGGATGATTGGACCGGTCCGTTTAGGGGTCTCGGGCCTTTTGGGGCGGAGCGCGCTGGATCGGAGCCCCTTCCTCTGCGGTGTTGGGGTCTCTGTAACAGATTAGTGTTACGGTTTGGGGTCTCTGTTCGGACCCACCTGTGACTGGGGGCGCTCGGCTTCGGGGCTCTCACCTTTAGGAGCCTCCGGGACACCGATGGGACAAATGATCTTCCTGACGCAGTACTCGGAGCGGATGCCGTAGGGGCCGACGTCGCGCCTCTTGATGATCTCCGTGGTGATGATTTCCGTTTCCGAAGACTCTGGAATTACAGACCGCCATTATATCAGGGCGGACATGGCGGCGGAGGAGGAGCGGCCATGGGAGGGCGCTGCGTACCTGTGCGCGTGATCCCCCCTCCGGGAGGGGGCTTGGCGATCATGTCGTCCCACCGCAGGCTTGCCCACAGGAGCCGCAGCATGAGGCTGACGCTGGCCAGGGACTTCACGGTCTGCAGGCGGTATCTGTATGGAACGGACatacggcattactgctgcacattaGCAGGATGCAGATCTCTGACAGGAAGTGCTGCCATGGGGCCCGTAGTCAACCTACCTCCAGGTTATTCCGAAGGTGGGGCGCGGTGACGGGTACGGCCAGATATCGTGCACCGGCTTGGCATTGTAGCTGAAGAACGGCACCTCCCGGATCCCCCCTCTCCGCGACAGCTTCTTCAGGTCGTCCAGGGGCAGCACAAAGATGCTCTTCTTGTTGCTCTTGGTGACGAATTTCCGGTAGGACGGGAGCGCCGTCCCTGACCGGGACTTCTTGGGTTTGGAGAACTTGCAGAGCCGCACGCAGTCCTTGGTAGTGTACTCTTTGCTGATGGTCATGAGCGATGAGATGGTGCCAGCTGGCGTGGTGCTGGAGTTGCTGGCGGTTACCGTGGTCCTGCTGCACTCGCTGACAGACAGGGCGCCTTGGTCGCTCGGTGAAGTGACACTGGTCACGGTGGTCGTGGTGGTGCTGGACAAACAGGTTTTCTCCGAGGACACCTCCGGCGTGGGGGACTTGCTGGAAACCTCCACTACGGTCCTGGAGGTGGACACGGTGGTGGTAGTCGTGGTCACCTCCGTGACAACAGTTTGTGAGTTCCTCTCCCCGTTCATGGATTCGGGGGGTAAACCATTCTGCTGTACGGAGTCGTTGCTGAGGCTGGACTCCTCGGCGGAGGTCAGGGGGGACGTGGCGCTCTTCTCCGGCCCGCAGTCTTCTGAATCTTTCCCTGCAGAGATCCCGTTCTCATCCTCTTCCTCCATGCTGACGTTTCCGTTCATGAAGGCTTTCAGCGCGGTGTCCGTGGAGCTGTGCGGAGACGTTGGGATGTTCTTCACCTCGGTTTCCTGCCCGTGGCTTTTTTTCAGGAACTTCCCGTTGACCTGCGGGGTGATGACAATGGCGGCGGTCTCGCCCTCCTGGCTGTGGTCTGCACAGGTATGGGAGGCGACGTCCTCCTGGTCCCCGTCTGTGGACCGATCCTCCGGGGTCTTGCTGACGCTGCCTTGGTCCATGCTTTCTGCCGACGGCTCAGGATTTCCTTTGTCGTTGGGGGGCACAGATTTATCGCTGGCCTCTTCTGATTGGTCACCCTCTGCGGACTTGTCAGCCGGGCAACTGGAAGGATGGTGGTCTTGCCGCGAGTCTGTGCTGGCGGGGGTCTCCTCTTTGGTCTCATTTTCTGCCGTCTCTGCAGGGTCCTCCTTGGGGGTCGGACTGCTGGACATGGCCATGTCCTGACTGGCGCCGTCCAGGTCCAGTTTCCGGGCTGCGCCTCTGCCGATACTCCTGGCTTTGTTGCCGtcctgtaatcctctgtgctgctgtgagccGCTACCGAGTTTCAGTCTCTCCAGTCGCTGCTTTTCCTCGTAAGCAAATTGCCGCTCCCTCCGCTCCAGCAGCACATCCAGGCGGGACGACTTCACCACCTTCTTGTACCACGTCCTCCTCTGGAAGCCCAGGCTGACATTGATGAGATCAGCGTCTGGGAAGGGCCCCTCACCCGCGCCACAGGCTGCGTCCACCTCCACGGCCTCGTCCACCTCCATTGGCTCATCCTTCATGGATCCGGCGTTTTCAGATCCTGGACGGAgaaaagcagaaaaataaaagGTTTCTAATCCTAGTATACACGCGCCGCTCCATGCAGGGCAGGAGTCCTggtatacacacactgctccgagGAGAGCAGGATTCGCCGTATACACGCGCCGCTCCATGCAGGGCAGGAGTCCTGGTATACACACTGCTCCGAGGAGAGCAGGATTCCCTGTATACACGCGCCGCTCCATGCAGAGCAGGAGTCCTGGTATGGTACCGCTCCGCTCAGAGCAGGAGTCCCGGTATACACGCACCTCTCTCTGCAGAGTCCTCCTCCGCCGGTTCCGTCGCTCCGCTTTGGTCCTTACGCTCGTCCTCCTCCACGGTTCTATCTCTGGCAGGTTCTGCCTTGATCTTCTTGTCACTGCTTTCTTCCTCCATCGCACTTTCCGCTTTTTCAGCTGCACAGAGATGAAGGTCGGGCCGTTAGTGCCCCCCAGTACATACAGGTCACTGCAGTGTACGGCGTACACACGGTCACTCACCCAGCATCTTCCGGTAGTTGACGTTGGTGTTACCCGGAAGCCGCGGCAGGAAGCGATGGACGTGGGTCTTACTGATCCAGCTCCAGCCCCCGTAACCAGTCACCCGGTACTCCTCCCCCTTCTGCTTCCAGACCTGAAACAAGCAGCGGATGGACACGTGTCTGGGACATGGACCACCAGAGGTGGGGGCGTTGGACCTCCATGGGAAAGGGCGCGGACCACCGTACCTGGTGCTTTATGGGGAATGTGTACTTCACCCAGGTGGCCTGCTGcatggtctcctcctcctcctgcttccgcTCCTTCTTCTTCACTTTGTCCTTTTCTTCTCTTTCCATGGAGGTCATTCTCCGTAACCTGAGAACGAGTGGTGATCAGTCAGGACCGCAGACCACAGATATGCGCGTGCGTCACCTGCGGGGTCCGGCGAACTGACCTCGTGTGCCCCAGAGAATCCTTCCAGATGGGCAGCATGACCACAGGCTTAATGGCGCACTCCAGGATAGCCAGCGCCAGCGCGAACTCCCGGGGCTTGCTGCACATCTGCACTGCCTTGATCCAATTTGACCTGCAAGAGAGACACTGCTATCATATCACCTGCATGATTACCTGCTGCCAGGGTGAGAGGCTCGTTACCCGCCCAAGGCCCTGTTACCCGCCCGAATCCCAGTCACATTTCCGAAGCCTGCTACCCGCCCGAGGCCCCTTTACCCGCCCGAATCCCAGTCACATGTCCGAAGCCTGCTACCCGCCCGAGGCCCCTTTACCCGCCCGAATCCCAGTCACATGTCCGAAGCCAGTTACCCGCCCGAGGCTCCGTCACATGCCCGAATCCAAGTCACATGTCCAAAGCTGTAACCCGCCCGAGTCCCAGACACGCGCCCGAGGCCCGTTAACTTGGGCGAGACCCCGATACCCGCCTGAGGTCCATCAGCCCCCAAGGCCACCGTTACCTGTGCGaggcccagttttggtggaggaagGGCGCGGGCACGCTGCTCTCCAGCTGGACAATGGTCAGCCTCAGGGTGGAGATGGTCAGCACCTTGGAGCCATGGACGGAGCCATTCCACTTGAACTCCCCAGTGGGCGAGAGGCAGAACTTGTGTGCCAGATGGCGCCTCTTGTCGTGGTCCTCGCGGTGCTGGTGCTTGTTCAGGGCGTACGAGTTGGTGGAGTACTGGTTGTGGTAAGTGCGGTACTTGCCCTCCTGCCCCAGCTTGAAGTGACCACTGGAGAGGCCCCTCATAACCACGTCCTTCCTGGTGCCGAGTCGGGAGATCTCCCCCTGAGAATTCACCACCAATACCTGTAGGGATAAAGCAAGGGCAAGTAATTAGGGTGAGCGGGCCGATGGGCCGTCTGAGCCGGGCAACTCCGACACCCCAGTGCGCAATCTTGGGGAACTCGGACCTTCGTAAGTAGAAAAACACAGAGAATCATCCTTATGTTGTAGGACGCCACCATCGTAACGAAAGCAGCAAACCTCGGGGTCCACAAGATCCGTCACCAGAGAGAAGAAAGCACAGAGCCGCGGGCATCCTCGGGGGCCGGCGCAGAACACAAACCTCGCTTCCTTCCTTATAAATCTTATTAGCCTCCTGGACGGCGGCTCCGCACCGGAGACTCCTCTGCAGACTTAACTTGCTGTCGGGGTTCCGCAGCCGCGTCACGATCCTGGAAGGGGTCCGCCCCGGACACTGGGGGTCCGCCGCCTCTGGACAGCTCTTCTCCAACTTACAGTCCCCAGGTTCTAAAAATACAAAAGTAGAGCTGCAGCGATATACAGGATATATCCGGGGGGGCGGGACCCCATCAGCAAACTCACCAGTGTCCTCCTGCTTCAGGGGTCTATCCCCCGGCTGATCAGGCGCAGGGCTGTCGTCTGACTGTGGCGCAGGGGGACAAGCGGCAGCTTCTGAGAGGTCTGTGAAGGCAGGACAACAGAGGTGACCACCCAGTATACTCACattcagtcatggctgaaagttttggcacccctgaaATTGCCACAGAAGATGACATACCCCCCAGAACATTATCACAATTCAATGCGTTTCTTATCCTGAGGATTATTTCCTTTGcgtttattggaacaacacaaaaaactgagaaaaattgtagataatttcacacaaaccccaaAAATGGATAGTGTCCTCCcctaatgtatgtatgtacgtacgtacgtacgtatgtATAGTGTCTTCCCATGTAGTATATgagtaaatatatacatatacactgtatCCAGCAGTGCCAGCAGGAGGACAGGGGTTTACCACCCATATACATACACGGCCCCCACGTGCACTACAAGTACCTAGATACAGTAGATACAGTGTCCTCCTCTAGTGTATGCATGTACGTATAGTTCCTCCCCTGTAGTATATGGGAAAATACATATACACTGTAACAAGCAGTATCTGCAAGAGAACAGAGGTGACTACCCATATACATACACGGCCCCCACGTGCACAAGTACTTGCAGGAGGGCAGTTGTAACCACACATATACACGGAACCCCTCATACGACACGTACCTGCAGACGCTGCTGGCTCTGCAGTCTTCTCTTCTGCGGCCGCAGACTTCTCGGGGTCTCCATCTGTGGCTTTGCAGTCATCAGTGGTTGCcgattcctctgtgctgctgttttTGGCCTCAGCGCTCTCTGTAATAACAGAGGCACACTATGAGTACATGTAGGCCAGACCACCTCCCACCAGGTGAGTCTCACCTCCGGCTGGACCCTTCTCTCCTGTCTTGGTGGTCTCCTTGCTCTCCCCCTCAGCGGCACTTTCCGGCTTCTCTTCCTCAGCCGCCAGtttgctcggctctgctacatcaagttTAGGTTTCAGCCGCTCCATAATTTCCTCTACAGAGACAGAGAAGTGAGACGAAGGTGTGGGACCCCAGACTCTCATCCCCGGGTTACACTCCATCTCGACCCTTACCGTTCACCACAGACAGGTAAGAGCGGTTGTTGCCCCGGGCTTTGCTGGTCAGCTCCTCAGTGATGTCCATGTGTCGGTGGATTTCTTCCCGGAGGTCGTCCAGCGTCTTGCACAGGTCGGCCTCGTACTGCGTCCGGTCCAGTTGCTCCAGTAACTCCTCCAGCTGAGGCCGCGAGCTGTAATACCAGATCTTCTCCTTCTCCGAGTTTTCCTCTCTGCAGACGGGAGACATGTGAAGTCCCGTGTAAGCCACAGTACCGAGGACCTCCACCAGGGGCGCCCCTCAGAGGCCACCGCCACCAGGGACGCCCCTTGGAGGCCACCGCCACCAGGGACGCCTCTCGGAGGCCACCGCCACCAGGGACGCCCCTCGGAGGCCACCGCCACCAGGGACGCCCCTCGGAGGCCACCGCCACCAGGGACGACCCTCGGAGGCCACCGCCACCAGGGACGACCCTCGGAGGCCACCGCCACCAGGGACGACCCTCGGAAGCCACCGCCACCAGTGACGACCCTCGGAGGCCACCGCCACCAGTGACGCCCCTCGGAGGCCACCAGGGACGCCCCTCGGAGGCCACCGCCACCAGGGACGCCCCTCGGAGGCCACCGCCACCAGGGACGCCCCTCGGAGGCCACCGCCACCAGGGACGCCCCTCGGAGGCCACCGCCACTTACATGATGATCCGCCTGTTGAGGAACCAGTACTTCCTCCGGTGCCGGTCGTATCCGATGGGCTCGTGTCTTATGTACGGCTTGTTCTTCTGGATCTCGGCGACGCAGTCGTTGACGCCGGACACCTTGTGAGCCACGCACACCTCACATTGCCACTCGTCCTCTGGGACCTCCCCCAGGGGCGGCTTCACGCACTCCAGGTGGTAGACCGCAGAGCACGTCTCACAGCAAAGCAAGTCGCCCAGTTTGTGACAAACCCGGCAGTGGTCGTCGTACTGGATGACGCCCTCCGACATTAACTCCTCACGTGCCATGTTTGTGGTTAGAAACTGATCCACCAGAAAGAGCAGAACCTGCACTTTGCTCTGGATGGGTCCATAGGGGTAGTCGTCTGTCTCCTGGCACGGCAGCACGTGCTGGTACTCCTGGTCGCTCTCGCAGTACACCCGCAGAACCTCTGGCCACGTCATGCCGTCTATGAAGTACAAGGTGGAGTTCACACTGTCCTTCAGGTCGGCTGGGCCGAAGGTGGTATTGGAGGTGTCCTCCTCCCGCAGGACGGCCTTTAGGAGGGCGATGTGCATCTCGGCCATCagggtgcactgctcctggctcatCAGAGCCGCACAGAAGTCCTCAAAGCGAAAAGGGGAGAGTCGTAGCACCGTCCCGAAGGTCCTCAGCACCTCGTACACGGCGATCACGTCCATCAGGTGCTCGC is a window encoding:
- the BPTF gene encoding nucleosome-remodeling factor subunit BPTF isoform X4, whose translation is MRGRRGRPPKTPSLPPADTSPGPTAGLRSRLRGVSSRGRWALHGDASPPARGRRRRRKAAPSSRGRRGRGGRAPSKVVYDDHESDDERRDLEDFPEEADDIDDDDYRHDLDDEIDDDDASYCTDSSFRSHSTYSSSTPGRRKTRVHRPRSPIYEEKDLPPLTLPKSSEDLLLPSEHLMDVIAVYEVLRTFGTVLRLSPFRFEDFCAALMSQEQCTLMAEMHIALLKAVLREEDTSNTTFGPADLKDSVNSTLYFIDGMTWPEVLRVYCESDQEYQHVLPCQETDDYPYGPIQSKVQVLLFLVDQFLTTNMAREELMSEGVIQYDDHCRVCHKLGDLLCCETCSAVYHLECVKPPLGEVPEDEWQCEVCVAHKVSGVNDCVAEIQKNKPYIRHEPIGYDRHRRKYWFLNRRIIIEENSEKEKIWYYSSRPQLEELLEQLDRTQYEADLCKTLDDLREEIHRHMDITEELTSKARGNNRSYLSVVNEEIMERLKPKLDVAEPSKLAAEEEKPESAAEGESKETTKTGEKGPAGESAEAKNSSTEESATTDDCKATDGDPEKSAAAEEKTAEPAASADLSEAAACPPAPQSDDSPAPDQPGDRPLKQEDTEPGDCKLEKSCPEAADPQCPGRTPSRIVTRLRNPDSKLSLQRSLRCGAAVQEANKIYKEGSEVLVVNSQGEISRLGTRKDVVMRGLSSGHFKLGQEGKYRTYHNQYSTNSYALNKHQHREDHDKRRHLAHKFCLSPTGEFKWNGSVHGSKVLTISTLRLTIVQLESSVPAPFLHQNWASHRSNWIKAVQMCSKPREFALALAILECAIKPVVMLPIWKDSLGHTRLRRMTSMEREEKDKVKKKERKQEEEETMQQATWVKYTFPIKHQVWKQKGEEYRVTGYGGWSWISKTHVHRFLPRLPGNTNVNYRKMLAEKAESAMEEESSDKKIKAEPARDRTVEEDERKDQSGATEPAEEDSAERGSENAGSMKDEPMEVDEAVEVDAACGAGEGPFPDADLINVSLGFQRRTWYKKVVKSSRLDVLLERRERQFAYEEKQRLERLKLGSGSQQHRGLQDGNKARSIGRGAARKLDLDGASQDMAMSSSPTPKEDPAETAENETKEETPASTDSRQDHHPSSCPADKSAEGDQSEEASDKSVPPNDKGNPEPSAESMDQGSVSKTPEDRSTDGDQEDVASHTCADHSQEGETAAIVITPQVNGKFLKKSHGQETEVKNIPTSPHSSTDTALKAFMNGNVSMEEEDENGISAGKDSEDCGPEKSATSPLTSAEESSLSNDSVQQNGLPPESMNGERNSQTVVTEVTTTTTTVSTSRTVVEVSSKSPTPEVSSEKTCLSSTTTTTVTSVTSPSDQGALSVSECSRTTVTASNSSTTPAGTISSLMTISKEYTTKDCVRLCKFSKPKKSRSGTALPSYRKFVTKSNKKSIFVLPLDDLKKLSRRGGIREVPFFSYNAKPVHDIWPYPSPRPTFGITWRYRLQTVKSLASVSLMLRLLWASLRWDDMIAKPPPGGGITRTESSETEIITTEIIKRRDVGPYGIRSEYCVRKIICPIGVPEAPKETPTPQRKGLRSSALRPKRPETPKRTGPIILESWVTEDELELWEIKCFSERVEKEKIQSGESKAGDLKKGEDGKSQADTQLKQQRLSAQQKRLEQQKQLPLPPGTTIVATTSTTLTTLATPHKVVMGSLSTSVAPGAKVMLATKIGPPTTVSFQQNKNFHQTFATWVKQGQPTTGVVQVQQKVLGILPSTTGVQQTYTTFQPRTATVSIRPNNIGTAQQVITAGTQIRPAVTVIRAPSLPQSSVGKPIMRTPLMVQQGILQTSQPQQVVTQIIRGQPVTTTMPLGTAVSSGGLKVGTPVQQAQPQATTPQTTRPPQQGQVKLTMAQLTQLTQQQGGNQSLTVVVQGQGQTTGQLQLIPQGMAVIPTPGQQLMQAAMPNGTIQRFLFTPLPPGSTPATTSTAASSSCEQKSAAQIPNSQSAPPPLAPAQSSQTLPQSTDPPMLPPQTSDQTLLPSQASHPAGTLEDGQPQQSAASETDRHPVTTEANSAAHVPPVSVQVSSQPATQLSCPQIQTLAPSPGQAHPSIQMTLPASFHIQSPPLQTKPPQHIQTVNQVMVQSPPRGQVQIKPAQTQVITVPQLHQQVQVLSHLPPQVMAQIQQGGIPQQIKLQLPFQIQPAGPGQAHQIQNVVTVQASSVQEHLQRIKQIQEQQSKKKHQELKREQTVQGSSQSEIIQKQQLVMKQNAVIEHLKQKKTMTPTEREENQRMIVCNQVMKYVLDKIDKEEKQAAKKRKRDESVEQKRSRQNASKLSALLYKHKEQLKAEILKKRALLDKDLQIQVQEELKKDLHKIKKEKERAQAAAAPPPPPPPPLPSPPSPPPPPPVHRPSPTSPTTTSSSHKRKREEEEHHHHPLHRPHHHHPSKQKKKKLISTTSKDYKKDNKLYCICKTPYDESKFYIGCELCANWYHGQCVGITETEAKKVDVYICNECKRSQEGSSEELYCICRTPYDDSQFYIGCDRCQNWFHGRCVGILQSEAEYIDEYVCPECQSTEDAMTVLSPLTDKDYEGLKRVLRSLQAHKMAWPFLEAVDPEDAPDYYAVIKEPMDLATMEDRIRSRYYKKLTEFVADMTKIFDNCRYYNPSESTFCQSAEVLESYFVQKLKAFKASRSHNNKLQSSS
- the BPTF gene encoding nucleosome-remodeling factor subunit BPTF isoform X8: MRGRRGRPPKTPSLPPADTSPGPTAGLRSRLRGVSSRGRWALHGDASPPARGRRRRRKAAPSSRGRRGRGGRAPSKVVYDDHESDDERRDLEDFPEEADDIDDDDYRHDLDDEIDDDDASYCTDSSFRSHSTYSSSTPGRRKTRVHRPRSPIYEEKDLPPLTLPKSSEDLLLPSEHLMDVIAVYEVLRTFGTVLRLSPFRFEDFCAALMSQEQCTLMAEMHIALLKAVLREEDTSNTTFGPADLKDSVNSTLYFIDGMTWPEVLRVYCESDQEYQHVLPCQETDDYPYGPIQSKVQVLLFLVDQFLTTNMAREELMSEGVIQYDDHCRVCHKLGDLLCCETCSAVYHLECVKPPLGEVPEDEWQCEVCVAHKVSGVNDCVAEIQKNKPYIRHEPIGYDRHRRKYWFLNRRIIIEENSEKEKIWYYSSRPQLEELLEQLDRTQYEADLCKTLDDLREEIHRHMDITEELTSKARGNNRSYLSVVNEEIMERLKPKLDVAEPSKLAAEEEKPESAAEGESKETTKTGEKGPAGESAEAKNSSTEESATTDDCKATDGDPEKSAAAEEKTAEPAASADLSEAAACPPAPQSDDSPAPDQPGDRPLKQEDTEPGDCKLEKSCPEAADPQCPGRTPSRIVTRLRNPDSKLSLQRSLRCGAAVQEANKIYKEGSEVLVVNSQGEISRLGTRKDVVMRGLSSGHFKLGQEGKYRTYHNQYSTNSYALNKHQHREDHDKRRHLAHKFCLSPTGEFKWNGSVHGSKVLTISTLRLTIVQLESSVPAPFLHQNWASHRSNWIKAVQMCSKPREFALALAILECAIKPVVMLPIWKDSLGHTRLRRMTSMEREEKDKVKKKERKQEEEETMQQATWVKYTFPIKHQVWKQKGEEYRVTGYGGWSWISKTHVHRFLPRLPGNTNVNYRKMLAEKAESAMEEESSDKKIKAEPARDRTVEEDERKDQSGATEPAEEDSAERGSENAGSMKDEPMEVDEAVEVDAACGAGEGPFPDADLINVSLGFQRRTWYKKVVKSSRLDVLLERRERQFAYEEKQRLERLKLGSGSQQHRGLQDGNKARSIGRGAARKLDLDGASQDMAMSSSPTPKEDPAETAENETKEETPASTDSRQDHHPSSCPADKSAEGDQSEEASDKSVPPNDKGNPEPSAESMDQGSVSKTPEDRSTDGDQEDVASHTCADHSQEGETAAIVITPQVNGKFLKKSHGQETEVKNIPTSPHSSTDTALKAFMNGNVSMEEEDENGISAGKDSEDCGPEKSATSPLTSAEESSLSNDSVQQNGLPPESMNGERNSQTVVTEVTTTTTTVSTSRTVVEVSSKSPTPEVSSEKTCLSSTTTTTVTSVTSPSDQGALSVSECSRTTVTASNSSTTPAGTISSLMTISKEYTTKDCVRLCKFSKPKKSRSGTALPSYRKFVTKSNKKSIFVLPLDDLKKLSRRGGIREVPFFSYNAKPVHDIWPYPSPRPTFGITWRYRLQTVKSLASVSLMLRLLWASLRWDDMIAKPPPGGGITRTESSETEIITTEIIKRRDVGPYGIRSEYCVRKIICPIGVPEAPKETPTPQRKGLRSSALRPKRPETPKRTGPIILESWVTEDELELWEIKCFSERVEKEKIQSGESKAGDLKKGEDGKSQADTQLKQQRLSAQQKRLEQQKQLPLPPGTTIVATTSTTLTTLATPHKVVMGSLSTSVAPGAKVMLATKIGPPTTVSFQQNKNFHQTFATWVKQGQPTTGVVQVQQKVLGILPSTTGVQQTYTTFQPRTATVSIRPNNIGTAQQVITAGTQIRPAVTVIRAPSLPQSSVGKPIMRTPLMVQQGILQTSQPQQVVTQIIRGQPVTTTMPLGTAVSSGGLKVGTPVQQAQPQATTPQTTRPPQQGQVKLTMAQLTQLTQQQGGNQSLTVVVQGQGQTTGQLQLIPQGMAVIPTPGQQLMQAAMPNGTIQRFLFTPLPPGSTPATTSTAASSSCEQKSAAQIPNSQSAPPPLAPAQSSQTLPQSTDPPMLPPQTSDQTLLPSQASHPAGTLEDGQPQQSAASETDRHPVTTEANSAAHVPPVSVQVSSQPATQLSCPQIQTLAPSPGQAHPSIQMTLPASFHIQSPPLQTKPPQHIQTVNQVMVQSPPRGQVQIKPAQTQVITVPQLHQQVQVLSHLPPQVMAQIQQGGIPQQIKLQLPFQIQPAGPGQAHQIQNVVTVQASSVQEHLQRIKQIQEQQSKKKHQELKREQTVQGSSQSEIIQKQLVMKQNAVIEHLKQKKTMTPTEREENQRMIVCNQVMKYVLDKIDKEEKQAAKKRKRDESVEQKRSRQNASKLSALLYKHKEQLKAEILKKRALLDKDLQIQVQEELKKDLHKIKKEKERAQAAAAPPPPPPPPLPSPPSPPPPPPVHRPSPTSPTTTSSSHKRKREEEEHHHHPLHRPHHHHPSKQKKKKLISTTSKDYKKDNKLYCICKTPYDESKFYIGCDRCQNWFHGRCVGILQSEAEYIDEYVCPECQSTEDAMTVLSPLTDKDYEGLKRVLRSLQAHKMAWPFLEAVDPEDAPDYYAVIKEPMDLATMEDRIRSRYYKKLTEFVADMTKIFDNCRYYNPSESTFCQSAEVLESYFVQKLKAFKASRSHNNKLQSSS